A segment of the Capricornis sumatraensis isolate serow.1 chromosome 8, serow.2, whole genome shotgun sequence genome:
GCAGTACAGCAATTGACATGTTGGTAATAGTTTACCCACATGCAATGTCCTTGTGAAACCCTTTTATTAGTACTGTAAAAAACTTTCATACAAAGTTATTCAAAGGTTTCCTTAGTCAACTTTAGTTATCAGAAGCAGGAGCACTTCCACACACTTGTATGGGCAATTGGTTTTGTGAAATAATGGTGGTATTGTGTACTGCAGAACTGTGAGCTTACCCTAGCTACAGGTAGCTTTGGGTAAGTTGTTCAGGGTTAAGATTCCTATACACATGGGAAGGGTAAAATGGGgtcaattttgttttaaatcgTGGGTGCTCCTGTGGAGTGGGAGTTAACACTTGGTTTATGTGGTGTGTTTTAATGCTCCTCAACAAGTCTGTGAACCTGCTGATGCTTTCTGGAAACTTGCTGTGCCTTCTAAAAGCCAGTGATGGGTAGGCTTTACAGTTGAGCGGGGGCAACGTTTGTTTGCTTTGAAAAGGGCCAGCTGTATCGGCGTCATCATACAGGCCCTACACAAATTTAGAACCTTGGTTTGTGCTGGTCAGAGGAAAACTATTTCGACGGAGAGTCCGTGCGGTGAAGAAAATCTTCAGGACAAATCCTGGTTTCCAGAGTCAAGTTCAACCTGACTTACATGACTCAGCGGCTGCTCCATCCAGTTTTTCTTGTATCAGTAACAACTTGCACTTTTATGCATGTTAATGTGcaagtttaaaagttttttttttgtcagtaaCTTCATATGTGAAGTGTACTTAGTTTCTTTTGttcattggattatagaaaaataatCCTAATGATTTTACAGGTAACAAGGGTTCATAGACTTTAACATATAAAAGCCTAGGGCCAGAGGTCTGAAAACTGTTTCACTGAGTCTGGGTACATCAAAGTTAATGTGGGTCACAAAGCTTACACTTGGATTGCAGAAAATGTCCACCCCCTTTTTTGGTCActtttaaacacatatttttttttactatacaaACTTGAAATTCCATTGATTGTTAAATGAGGGTACTAGAGACTTTTTTCTTTCCGGTTAATTCTGAAATTTGTATGCTCAACTAAAGACCATTGTAAGAGGTGAGAACTTGAACACTTAAATTTCATAAAGGTTAATATTGATTCAAAAGTATTTAATACCAACAAAATAGAGGTCTGTATTGTAGcttaaaaactcatttttaaacgTAATTCTTTGGTGGCAAGACATTATACTAAacttctcagtttctttttattactcAGGCTCCCTCCTCAGAGAAGCTTCCTGTTATGTACCTTATGGATTCTATCGTGAAAAATGTTGGAAGAGAGTATCTCACTGCCTTTACTAAAAATCTAGTTGCaacatttatttgtgtgtttgaaAAGGTATATACACATTTAGaaacatttgaattttttaaaaaaatgttcctgATTAAATAAATTCTTGCCTTTGTGTTGGGTTTTCTTGGGTGGtgaaatgtttattctttttgGGCTAAAGTTAGTGTTTTATACCTAAAGTGGGTGCTAGGTTTTTTAACATCCATTCAAAAACAGATGAGTTTGCTTGTAgaattttttatgtgtttatttgatAGAAGATCTGTTTCATCACTAGAATGTAGGCAAAAAGATCTGAAGCTGTCAAGAGTACTTCCAATGTCATTGTTTAGGTTTCTGGTGTTAGGATGTTAACTATTTCTTAAAAAGCCTAATGCTAGTGTGTGTCAACCTGTGATTCctgaaacttgatttttttttttttctcttctggaagtGTTACTCTTGTTACTTTGTTCAAGTATATTTTATGAGATATGTGAATAGTGGATCAGTGAAATGCTTTAGGTTATTTTGGAAGTaaccccaccccctaccccccatGCACCAATTCTGGACCTTTCTTAGAGTTTAGAAGAAAGGATTGTTAGTTTCTTTTACCTAGAAATTGTAAATTCCTTCTGTAACATTGTATCTGATAGTTTGGTTAATCTAGTTATGTTGAGGAAGACAAAGGATTTGCTGAAGTAATTCTTTTTCCTGTCAGGCTTCATCTTTCACACTGAGCAAAAGGACATTTATAAGATACTTGGGTTTAAATACTGTTTCTAACCAAAAAATGGATGGTTCTTAAATTTTAGGTATCTTGAGTAATCTTATAGTTGTCAGGCTTGGAGAATTGGGATTATTTAGAAGGAACTACTGGTTATTAGATTTTACTTGTTTGTTAGAAAATGTGTAGTTGCTACTTGAGTAACTCTTTTCCCTTTAAGTTCCTAGAGAAAATAAATGCTAAGTAAGTATATGCAGAGGAAATTTGGAAAGCCATATTTCAAATTGTATTAATAGAACTTGTTAATAGTACTGTAGACCTTTACTAAATCCTTCTTGCCTGGGACTTTAAGGAGAAACGAACTTTGCATTATAGAAATAGGGATGCTAAACCAGTTTTCTTGGTTTCAGTTTCAGGATGTTCAAATTCATTCGGGTATTTGGTAGAATACTTTCACTGACTCTTAACTAGACCTTAACACTGAAGATGATGAAAATGGCTGTAGTAAATATCTGAAGATTCAAATATAGTTAAAAATCTAATTCAGTTTTCCCAAGTGCTAGATTTCTCTAGATGGTAATTAAAAAAGTATTATTGTGCTCATCACAAGCATAAGCAGTTAAGTTACATGAAACTAAAGCATGAGCAGATATGTTATATAAAACTAAAGCTTACCAGTGGGTAAAATTTTGTGAATTTAAATTATTCAGGTGTCTACCACACTACAAATAGCTTGTTCATAGGTACTAACCATATTGCAATGCATAAAATCAGTTAAatagttttgttttacttttaactttGTACTAAAtgtaaataacttaaaatttaagTCATTAGATAAACTACTTTCtagttgttttatatttttgtctggagTAAAAGTTACATTAGGAATACTATGTGAGGTCTTTTTTTTtcgacagttttttaaaaaatatgtgcaaatacaattttattaaattattactGTTATATATAAGAATGATAAGTATGTGTGCTATATGTGAAGTAGAACTGAGATTGATGTAGCATTATACTTGATATATAAAATATCCTATAGTAACTTAACAAGCCATAGAATTGTTCTGTTGTTCTAGGTGGATGAAAATACtagaaaaagtttatttaaattacGTTCCACATGGgatgaaatatttcctttgaaGAAACTTTATGCCCTGGATGTCAGAGTCAATTCGTTAGATCCTGCTTGGCCTATTAAACCTCTGCCCCCCAATGTGAATACATCTAGCATCCATGTGAATcctaagtttttaaataaatcggTAAGTTTTAACATAAATGATATATAACTAATATTTTCAACTGTCAGGTTTTGACTTCTCTAAAATTTCTTGCCAGAAAAAGTATCAAGAATATGCAGTGCTGAATCAGTTTAATTAGAAAGTCCCCCCCCCCCAGGTTCACAGTACCTTTAAGATAAGTATGGTCCTTATTTAGTccataaagtatttattttggtttttaaatttctgaaaattttctgTGCTTTTAAACATGATTAGCCGTTTAAAATTATGGATAGTGTTTATTAAAAGAGAAACTCATAACTTTTAGTTCCCCCTTAGCTACTTCCTTTtgagctgtgatttttttttttaaacaaattattttttcttgtagcCTGAAGAATCTTCAACACCTGGCACAGTGGTCAGTTCCCCTAGCATCTCCACTCCTCCTATTGTTCCGGATATACAAAAGAATCTTACTCAAGAGCAGCTAATAAGGCAGCAATTACTGGCAAAACAAAAGCAGCTGTTAGAACTTCAGCAGAAAAAGCTGGAGCTTGAACTTGAGCAAGCTAAGGCACAACTGGTAAGTAAAGGAGATTtggtattttcagtatttttaaatttgccTTCTTATGGAGGTGGAATTATTTAGTATTTGTATTAACATGTTTGTTAACAGtgtatttgttttgccttttttttgcaAATTAAGGTATATTTTTTAGGCCAAATTTTTGTATCCTTATCGTAAAACTCAGGAATCTCTGTTAGCTCACCtgataaggaatctgcttgcaatgtaggagacctgggttccatccctgggtggggaagatcccctggagaagggaaaggcgacctactccagtattctggcctggagaattccatgaacagaggagcctgccaggctacagtccatggggctgcaaagagttggacatgcctgagcgactttcactttattataGAACTCACTTGAATATACACTGCACTATTCtctttcaaaaacaaagacaaaaaagatTGCTGTCTTATGAGATAGCATCTTAGTTTTGTTAACTTCTTAATATCAGTCCCCAGATGGTATGTTGTGGCAAATGTTTTTGCCTAGTGTTTATTGTGAACTTAAGGTTTCATGAGCAGAAATCTTTAGCAGGTTCCTTAGAaggctactaaaaaaaaaagccattagaagattttttttccccattctaccTAAAAGTTATAAAACCCCAAAGTagagaaccaggaagaaataacaaggctacataaataaatatgatctttctccttttatttttatctccacTTAAAATACCAAAAGGATGCACTGAAAATAATGTTGGAATGTTTTCACAGCTGTAACATGaacatatattttgtatttcaggCAGTTTCTCTTAGTGTTCAGCAGGAGACATCCAACTTAGGTCCTGGATCTGCACCATCCAAATTACATGTTTCACAGATTCCCCCAATGGCAGTTAAAGCTCCTCATCAGGTTCCTGTGCAGCCTGAGAAAAGTCGTCCAGGTCCGTCCTTACAAATTCCAGATACAAAAGGAACTAACCGGGATCCCCGTCTTAATAGGATGAGTCAACACTCTTCTCATGGAAAAGATCAAAGTCACAGGAAAGAATTCCTAATGAACACACTGACCCAATCTGATATTAAGACAAGTAAAACTGTACCCTCTGAAAAACTGAATTCATCCaagcaagaaaaaagtaaatcagGTGAAAAAATAACCAAGAAAGAACTTGACCAATTGGATTCTAAATCCAAATCTAAATCTAAATCACCGTcacctttgaaaaataaattatcccACACAAAAGACTTGAAAAATCAAGACTCTGAAAGTACAAGGGTGTCTGATATGAGCAAGAGAGAtccaagattaaaaaaacatCTTCAGGATAAGACTGATAGCAAAGATGATGATACAAAGGACAAGAGAAAAACtgtagaaaaaaaggagaaagatgagCACGTGAAATCATCTGAACACAGACTGGTGGGAAGTAGAAATAAGATCATAAATGGCATTGTACAAAAACAGGATACAATAACGGAAGAATCGGAAAAGCAGGGGACAAAACCAGGGAGATCGAGTACTAGAAAGCGATCAAGATCGCGATCACCCAAGTCTCGGTCACCAATTATACATTCTCCCAAGAGAAGGGACAGGCGGTCACCCAAACGAAGGCAAAGGAGTATGTCTCCAACCTCAACCCCCAAAGCTGGGAAGATTCGCCAGTCAGGAGTTAAACAGTCACACATGGAAGAGTTTACACCTTCCAGGGAAGAAAGAAGTGCAAAGAGAAGTACTAAACAGGATGTTCGAGATCCAAGGCGCATAAAAAAGACTGAAGAGGAACGACCACAAGAGACTGCAGGTCAACATTCTACCAAGTCAGGCACTGAGCCAAAGGAGAATGTAGAAAATTGGCCAAGTTCCAAGTCTACCAAAAGATGGAAATCCGgttgggaagaaaataaaaggtagGATGTTAATGTTTTTAATCAAGTAGAATAATGTGTACCTTTAAAAACATGGTGTTACTTTAAAAACTGGATAATGTTTACTGGGTATACTGATAATGTTTACTGGTATAATTAGTACTCCCCCCCTTTTAATTCTTAAAACCTTGTCAAGTTAAGTACCATTATTATTGCTACCTTAcagataaaggaaactgaagtttaggAAGGTTAACTAATCTACCTAAGGTGGCACATCCAGGATACACAAGAATCAGAATTTATATCTGATTTTCCTGGCTTCAGATCTTGTGCTCTTAAtcatttaattaacttttatgaTGTGTGTTCGTTTTAACCAGATCCTATTAAGGATCTTTGAATATGGTCCTGagtatttaagtattttttataaaGTAACATATTCCTTTTATGGTTTCAGTTTACAACAGGGTGATGAACATAGTAAAGCTCCTCATCTAAGGCATAGGGAGAGCTGGTCAAGCACTAAAGGAATTTTGTCACCTCGAGCCCCAAAGCCGCAGCATCGATTAAGTGTAGATGCCAATCTTCAGATTCCTAAAGAGTTAACTGTTGCAAGCAAAAGAGAATTACTTCAAAAGGTAGCTACCACGCTCCCATGTAGTCATGATTCTCCTTTTGTCTGTAACTTCTGTAAgtccttttatatttaaaatatttgatttccttttatCATCCCTATGCAGACGAGTGAACGTTTAGCATCTGGTGAAATTACACAGGATGAGTTCCTTGTTGTTGTGCATCAAATACGACAGCTATTTCAGTATCAAGAAGGTAAACATAGATGCAGTGTACGGGATAGTcctacagaagaaaataaaggtggattaaaaaagaaacctcTCTTATCTGATGCTGAATTAACCTACTATGAACATAAAGCAAAACTGAAAAGGACACAGGTTCAGCATTCATTTCCAAGACTTGATCTCTTAGATCCTGATATTTTTGACTACCCTTTGACTGATGCCTTGTTGTCTGGAATAGAATGTGAGCCATCCAAAAGTAAACATGCAAGTAGGAATAGTGGAGCACagtttgacagaaaagaacaatTTAGTGAAAGAGCAAGACGTCTTTCTCCTATATCTGGGAGTCGTACTTATGCTGAGAATCTTTCACCCCATGAGGGCCGGAGAAGACATGACGAGCAAGTCTCTTCTAAAGGTAGAAAAAGTTAAATCAGATTATACTTATTGAATCACACAGCAGTGAAGGGAAAATGAACAAGCTAAGTGGGGATGGATTTTTGTGACTGTTCAGACTACtgctttgttgtttgttttgtttcagttttttcccTCAAAGGGGAGGGAGCTAATACTAAAAGGGTCAACTGTGTGTTAGGTACTTAAACTAGTAATCTGATGCATTCCTCACAGTGACCCAATGAAGTatatattatacccattttacagataggaaacaagaccagagaggttaaataacttgctctcAAAGTCAAATAATTAGTAAATTGTCTgagtggggatttttttttacccCAGTGTGTTTGGTTCTAGAGGGCGTTCTCTTACCTGCTGCTTGTTGCTGTCTTTTCCCTCCCCTCTGATAGTGAGATAGTTATGGGtgtttttgaataaatatttacaagaatataggaagaatattttaagataatttgATATAAATTATCAGATtcagggaaataattttttttttccttttaaaaggtGTACGAGAAGAGCAGAGATCACCATTCAATGATCGTTTTCCACTTAAACGACCTAGATATGAAGATTCAGACAAACCATTTGTAGATAGCCCTGCGTCAAGATTCGCCGGCCTTGATACAAATCAGCGACTTACGGCTTTAGCTGAAGATAGACCGTTATACGATGGACCTAGCAGGCCATCAGTAGCGAGAGATGGCCCAGCCAAGATGATTTTTGAAGGACCTAATAAATTAAGCCCTAGAATTGATGGACCTCCTACACCGGGTTCTCTTCGGTTTGATGGGTCACCAGGACAGATGGGGGGAGGTGGCCCTTTGAGATTTGAAGGACCACAAGGCCAGTTAGGAGGTGGGTGTCCTTTGAGATTTGAAGGTCCTCCAGGACCAGTTGGGACACCGCTGCGATTTGAGGGTCCGATTGGTCAAGCAGGAGGAGGTGGCTTCCGATTTGAAGGTTCCCCTGGTCTGAGGTTTGAGGGATCTGCAGGTGGTTTGCGATTTGAAGGGCCAGGGGGCCAGCCTGTGGGCGGTCTCAGATTTGAAGGACATCGGGGTCAACCTGTGGGTGGTCTGAGGTTTGAGGGACCTCATGGTCAGCCTGTGGGTGGACTTCGATTTGAGAATCCTCGAGGTCAGCCAGTAGGTGGACTTAGATTTGAGGGAGGTCATGGTCCCTCAGGAGCTGCAATGAGGTTTGATGGTCCTCATGGTCAGCCATCAGGTGGGATCAGATTTGAGGGCCCATTGTTACAGCAGGGAGTTGGAATGAGGTTTGAGGGCCCCCATGGTCAGTCAGTAGCTGGTATGAGGTTTGAAGGACAACATAATCAACTCGGTGGGAACCTTAGGTTTGAGGGTCCACATGGTCAGCCAGGGGTTGGGATCAGGTTTGATGGACCGTTAGTCCAACAAGGAGGTGGAATGAGGTTTGAGGGTCCTTCGGTCCCAGGAGGTGGCCTGAGAATCGAAGGACCTCTGGGTCAAGGTGGTCCGAGGTTTGAAGGTTGTCATGCTTTAAGGTTTGAAGGGCAGCCAGGTCAGTCATCACTCCTGCCAAGATTTGATGGACTGCACGGTCAGCCAGGTCCTAGATTTGAAAGAACTGGTCAGCCAGGCCCACAGAGGTTTGATGGACCTCCTGGACAGCAGGTTCAACCAAGATTCGATGGTGTGCCTCAGAGATTTGAAGGCCCACAACACCAGCAAGCATCAAGGTTTGATATTCCTCTTGGTCTTCAAGGCACACGATTTGACAATCATCCTTCACAGAGGCTTGAGTCAGTATCTTTCAATCAGACTGGCCCATATAATGATCCACCTGGCAATGCTTTTAATGCCCCATCCCAAGGACTACAGTTCCAAAGACACGAACAAATGTTTGACTCACCTCAAGGACCAAATTTCAATGGACCACATGGCCCTGGAAACCAGAGTTTTTCCAATCCCCTTAACAGAGCTTCTGGACACTATTTTGATGAGAAGAATCTTCAGAGTTCTCAATTTGGCAACTTTGGCAATTTACCTGCTCCAATAACAGTAGGAAATATTCAGGCATCTCAACAGGTAAGTCTGTTATTCTAAAgttatgtgaaccatttttaatgtGTCTAGTGTTTGAGAAAGGTTTTTAGGATATAGTTTATGGGTTGGAAAGGGcttttaaagatttaattttttttagtaaatttttgTTTTCGGAGGAAGTATTTAGTGTACTTTAAAACCCCCACTGCTGAGAAAATGGGATGACAGTCTTTAGGAACCGAAATTTGTGATTTAAATCCAAAATTGATCTTAGTTCTTTCAGGATCTAGAGAACCTTCCGAATCTCCCTCCCCTTACCCCACAaaatcttgtttgtttttttttttaaatagacttgTTTTTTTAAGAGTCATTTTATgctcacagcaaaattgaggtaTGGAGTATAGG
Coding sequences within it:
- the PCF11 gene encoding pre-mRNA cleavage complex 2 protein Pcf11 isoform X4; translation: MSEQTPAEAGTAGAREDACRDYQSSLEDLTFNSKPHINMLTILAEENLPFAKEIVSLIEAQTAKAPSSEKLPVMYLMDSIVKNVGREYLTAFTKNLVATFICVFEKVDENTRKSLFKLRSTWDEIFPLKKLYALDVRVNSLDPAWPIKPLPPNVNTSSIHVNPKFLNKSPEESSTPGTVVSSPSISTPPIVPDIQKNLTQEQLIRQQLLAKQKQLLELQQKKLELELEQAKAQLAVSLSVQQETSNLGPGSAPSKLHVSQIPPMAVKAPHQVPVQPEKSRPGPSLQIPDTKGTNRDPRLNRMSQHSSHGKDQSHRKEFLMNTLTQSDIKTSKTVPSEKLNSSKQEKSKSGEKITKKELDQLDSKSKSKSKSPSPLKNKLSHTKDLKNQDSESTRVSDMSKRDPRLKKHLQDKTDSKDDDTKDKRKTVEKKEKDEHVKSSEHRLVGSRNKIINGIVQKQDTITEESEKQGTKPGRSSTRKRSRSRSPKSRSPIIHSPKRRDRRSPKRRQRSMSPTSTPKAGKIRQSGVKQSHMEEFTPSREERSAKRSTKQDVRDPRRIKKTEEERPQETAGQHSTKSGTEPKENVENWPSSKSTKRWKSGWEENKSLQQGDEHSKAPHLRHRESWSSTKGILSPRAPKPQHRLSVDANLQIPKELTVASKRELLQKTSERLASGEITQDEFLVVVHQIRQLFQYQEGVREEQRSPFNDRFPLKRPRYEDSDKPFVDSPASRFAGLDTNQRLTALAEDRPLYDGPSRPSVARDGPAKMIFEGPNKLSPRIDGPPTPGSLRFDGSPGQMGGGGPLRFEGPQGQLGGGCPLRFEGPPGPVGTPLRFEGPIGQAGGGGFRFEGSPGLRFEGSAGGLRFEGPGGQPVGGLRFEGHRGQPVGGLRFEGPHGQPVGGLRFENPRGQPVGGLRFEGGHGPSGAAMRFDGPHGQPSGGIRFEGPLLQQGVGMRFEGPHGQSVAGMRFEGQHNQLGGNLRFEGPHGQPGVGIRFDGPLVQQGGGMRFEGPSVPGGGLRIEGPLGQGGPRFEGCHALRFEGQPGQSSLLPRFDGLHGQPGPRFERTGQPGPQRFDGPPGQQVQPRFDGVPQRFEGPQHQQASRFDIPLGLQGTRFDNHPSQRLESVSFNQTGPYNDPPGNAFNAPSQGLQFQRHEQMFDSPQGPNFNGPHGPGNQSFSNPLNRASGHYFDEKNLQSSQFGNFGNLPAPITVGNIQASQQVLTGVSQPVAFGQGQQFLPVHPQNPGAFVQNPSGALPKAYPDNHLSQVDVNELFSKLLKTGILKLSQPDSATTLNEVAAQPPAEEEEDQNEDQDVPDLTNFTIEELKQRYDSVINRLYTGIQCYSCGMRFTTSQTDVYADHLDWHYRQNRTEKDVSRKVTHRRWYYSLTDWIEFEEIADLEERAKSQFFEKVHEEVVLKTQEAAKEKEFQSVPAGPAGAVESCEICQEQFEQYWDEEEEEWHLKNAIRVDGKIYHPSCYEDYQNTSSFDCTPSPSKTPVENPLNIMLNIVKNELQEPSESPKVKEERIDTPPACTEESIATATEIKTENDTVESV